The segment ATCTCACCGGGTACATGGCAGTGGATGAAGGCGTTCACGGCCTTGCGCAGCAGTACTATCTCAAGGCGTTGGAACTTGCCGGAGCGGCAGAGGATCACTTGACGTACTGCACAACGCTTCGGGGGATGAGTGTGCAGGCTGTTGACCTACGGCACGGCAGGCAGGCCATGCGGCTCGCTGACGCTGCCGCTGCCGCGTCTCCGCAAGCTGGTCCGCGAATGCGAGCTTTCCTTGCCGGGCAGCAGGCGCATACCTCCGCGCAAATCGGCGACCACAGCAATGCGCTGATGTATCTGCGAGAGGCCGAAGTGGCCATGGAGAGGGCTGAGTCCAGGGGGAAAGCGTTCGGCTCGTATGATCCGGCAGCCCTGAATTACCACACCAGCCAGGTCCGGTACGAACTCGGCGATATTCCCGGCTCCATCAAGGCTATGCAGGACTCGGACAAGGTGCGCTTCAGCGTCTACCGTCGCGCTCGCGTACGCCACCGCGCCACCTTGGCTGAGCGGCGACTGGAAATCGGCCACCTCGAAGCAGCATGCGCGACATGGCATCTCGCCCTGGATGATTACCCTCTGGTGCAGTCGGGGCGTGCAGATCAGCGCATGCGAACAATGTTCAAGCTCATCCGCCCCCACCTAAAGAACCCCGCCGCCCGGGAACTCCACGAACGCGCCCGGCTCGTCACCCCGGCCGCGCTCTCCGCCTAGGGGGTGTCTTCAAATATCACGCCCACATCAGGAGCGAGGCGAGGGTGACGGCGGCTTGGTAGGACTCGGTGGTCTTGTCGTAGCGGGTGGCGATGCCGCGCCACTGCTTGAGGCGGTTGAAGCAGCGTTCGACCACGTTGCGCTGTTTGTAGAGCTGCTTGTCGAAGGTTGGCGGGCGTCCGCCGTGGCTGCCGCGCCGGAGGCGGTTGCGGATCTGGTCGGCTCGTTCGGGGATGGTGTGGCCGATGCCTCGTCGCCGCAGCCAGGTCCGGATGGCCTTGGAGCTGTAGCCCTTGTCGCCCAGCACGTGGGCGGGCCGGACCCGTGGCCGTCCGGGGCCGGTTCGGGGCACCCGAATCGCGTCCATCACGGCGGTGAATTGGGTGCAGTCGTTGGTGTTCCCGCCCGTGACGAGGAAGGCGAGCGGACGGCCGGTGGCATCGCAGGCGAGGTGAATCTTGCTGGTCAGACCGCCCCGGGAGCGTCCGAGTCCGGGGCTTTGGAGCCCCCTTTTCGGGCCCCGGCGGCGTGCTGGTGGGCACGGACGACGGTGGAGTCGACCGACACGAGCCAGTCGATGTCCCCCGCCTCGTCCGCCCTCGCCTGGGCGGCCTGCAGCATCCGCTCGAAGGTGCCGTCCAGGGCCCAGCGACGGAAGCGGGTGTGCAGCGTGGCCCACGGGCCGTACCGCTCAGGCACATCCCGCCAGGCCGTGCCGGTCCGGAACTTCCACACGATCCCGTTGAGCACAGTGCGGTCATCCAACCGCTTCCGCCCCCGCAACGATTCAGGCAGCAGAGGCCGGACGAACTCCCACTCGGCATCCGACAGTTCATGGCGACGTATCACCCCACCATGATCTACCACCCGAGATCATTTGAAGACACCCCCTAGGAGGACCGCACACGAGGGCAGCCCGCGTCCGGCACCGCCCCGGTCTCACCCCTCCAGCACGCCCCGCAGCTGGTCGAGCCCCCAGTCCAGGTCTTCCTTGCTGATGACCAGCGGGGGCGCGAGCCGGATCGTCGAGCCGTGGGTGTCCTTGACCAGCACGCCGCGGGCCATCAGCTGTTCGGAGATCTCCCGGCCCGTGCCGCGCGACGGGTTGATGTCCACGCCGGCCCAGAGTCCGCGGCCGCGCACCGCGGCCACCGCGCCGCCGGCCGCCAGCTGCGCCAGCTCGCTGTGCAGATGCTCGCCCAACTCCGCGGCCCGCTGCTGGAATTCGCCGGTCCGCAGCATCGCGATGACCTCCAGGGCCATCGCGCAGGCGAGCGGGTTGCCGCCGAACGTCGAGCCGTGCTCGCCGGGTGCGAAGACGCCCAGTACCTCGCGGGAGGAGACGACCGCCGAGACCGGCACCACCCCGCCGCCGAGCGCCTTGCCGAGCACGTACATGTCGGGCACCACGTCCTCGTGCTCACAGGCGAAGGTCCGGCCGGTGCGGCCCAGCCCCGACTGGATCTCATCGGCGATGAACAGCACGTTCCGGCTGCGGGTCAGCTCCCGTACGCCCGCCAGATAGCCCGGCGGCGGCACCAGCACGCCCGCCTCGCCCTGGATCGGCTCCAGGAGGACGGCGACGGTGTCGGCGTCGACGGCCGCCTCCAGCGCGGCCAGGTCGCCGTACGGGACGATCTCGAAGCCGGGGGTGTACGGGCCGAAGTCGGCGCGCGCCTCGGGGTCGGTGGAGAAGGAGACGATGGTGGTCGTCCGGCCGTGGAAGTTGTTGTCCGCGACGATGATCTTCGCCCGGCCGTCCGGGACGCCCTTGACCTTGTAGCCCCATTTACGGGCCGTCTTCACCGCTGTCTCGACGGCCTCGGCGCCGGTGTTCATCGGGAGCACCAGCTCCATCCCGCACAGCTCCGCCAGCTGGGTGCAGAAGTCGGCGAACCGGTCGTGATGGAAGGCGCGCGAGGTGAGCGTGACCCGCTCCAGCTGCGCCGTGGCCGCGTCGAGCAGCCGGCGGTTGCCGTGCCCGAAGTTCAGTGCGGAGTACCCGGCGAGCATGTCCAGGTAGCGGCGGCCCTCGACATCCGTCACCCAGGCGCCCTCGGCGGTGGCCACGACGACGGGCAGCGGGTGGTAGTTGTGCGCGCTGTGGGCTTCGGCGGCCGCGATGCCGCGTTCCGTGGACGTCACCGGTGACTCCGTTCGGTAGGCCGTACGGGCGCGGGCACTG is part of the Streptomyces platensis genome and harbors:
- the rocD gene encoding ornithine--oxo-acid transaminase, which encodes MTSTERGIAAAEAHSAHNYHPLPVVVATAEGAWVTDVEGRRYLDMLAGYSALNFGHGNRRLLDAATAQLERVTLTSRAFHHDRFADFCTQLAELCGMELVLPMNTGAEAVETAVKTARKWGYKVKGVPDGRAKIIVADNNFHGRTTTIVSFSTDPEARADFGPYTPGFEIVPYGDLAALEAAVDADTVAVLLEPIQGEAGVLVPPPGYLAGVRELTRSRNVLFIADEIQSGLGRTGRTFACEHEDVVPDMYVLGKALGGGVVPVSAVVSSREVLGVFAPGEHGSTFGGNPLACAMALEVIAMLRTGEFQQRAAELGEHLHSELAQLAAGGAVAAVRGRGLWAGVDINPSRGTGREISEQLMARGVLVKDTHGSTIRLAPPLVISKEDLDWGLDQLRGVLEG
- a CDS encoding tetratricopeptide repeat protein is translated as MGTREPNRHLERLYRQTGWTLRQFVQAVNRIGTERGTPLKYREPSAHQWCQGHLPKEQARPLIVEALARKLGRPVTHAEAGFPAPVKSSGATPGTVEGLIDLGRGDMDPSRRSVLGIGLFSVALTVPNWPDVVGRMEAVQSGQPRRIGMPEVDMVIAMTERVSELDDQFGGRHARPMAAAFLVNTVAPYLRADASESVRKAMMSAAADLCYLTGYMAVDEGVHGLAQQYYLKALELAGAAEDHLTYCTTLRGMSVQAVDLRHGRQAMRLADAAAAASPQAGPRMRAFLAGQQAHTSAQIGDHSNALMYLREAEVAMERAESRGKAFGSYDPAALNYHTSQVRYELGDIPGSIKAMQDSDKVRFSVYRRARVRHRATLAERRLEIGHLEAACATWHLALDDYPLVQSGRADQRMRTMFKLIRPHLKNPAARELHERARLVTPAALSA